One region of Intestinimonas massiliensis (ex Afouda et al. 2020) genomic DNA includes:
- a CDS encoding winged helix-turn-helix domain-containing protein produces the protein MLHFLASYPGQVFTREQLYTRIWGCDSDFNVDESVRSHIKFLRRKLASSGKDYIQTVWGIGYRFAP, from the coding sequence ATGCTGCATTTCCTGGCCAGCTATCCCGGGCAGGTATTTACACGGGAACAGCTCTATACCCGGATCTGGGGATGCGACAGCGATTTCAATGTGGATGAGTCGGTGCGCTCTCACATCAAGTTTCTGCGGAGAAAACTGGCTTCCTCCGGCAAAGACTACATCCAGACCGTCTGGGGGATCGGCTACCGCTTCGCGCCGTAG
- a CDS encoding DNA methyltransferase, translating into MANKLELTWYGKDEPIKVEPRLLIENTALSNTAFDSNTENMLIHGDNLLALKALEKKFAGQVKCIYIDPPYNTGSAFEKYDDNMEHSIWLSLMKARLEILRLLLHINGTIWMRNFFPLVMTIPLFMREILNKF; encoded by the coding sequence GTGGCCAATAAGCTGGAACTGACATGGTATGGCAAGGACGAACCTATTAAAGTGGAACCGCGTCTGCTGATTGAAAACACGGCGCTGTCCAATACCGCCTTTGACTCTAACACGGAGAATATGCTGATTCACGGGGACAATCTCCTTGCCTTAAAAGCATTAGAGAAAAAGTTTGCCGGGCAGGTAAAGTGTATCTATATTGACCCACCGTATAACACTGGTTCGGCGTTTGAAAAATATGATGACAATATGGAACATAGCATTTGGCTGAGCCTGATGAAAGCACGACTTGAAATTTTACGCCTATTACTCCACATAAACGGGACAATATGGATGCGAAACTTTTTTCCACTCGTTATGACCATACCCTTGTTTATGCGAGAAATATTGAACAAGTTTTGA
- a CDS encoding DNA methyltransferase, with protein sequence MDAKLFSTRYDHTLVYARNIEQVLINQVKTDEIPEHYNRKDGNGRQYYLKPLRAMGKNDAREARPNLYYAMIAPDGTEVYPIRTDGSDGNWRWSQEKVRANPDLIEWVNGRNGWSPYYKIYADEHSSRPPETLWSFQFAGSNRNAKAEIKALFEGDKSFDTPKPERLAEVILGIGSNPGDLVLDSFLGSGTTAAVAHKMGRRYIGVEMGDHAYTHCKLRLDKVIAGEDNGGITKSQNWQGGGGYRFYELAPTLINEDAFGEAVINPDYSADALAAAVALHEGFTYAAFPGQLSRAGIYTGTALYPDLGMRQRFQCG encoded by the coding sequence ATGGATGCGAAACTTTTTTCCACTCGTTATGACCATACCCTTGTTTATGCGAGAAATATTGAACAAGTTTTGATTAACCAAGTTAAAACAGATGAGATTCCCGAACACTACAATAGGAAAGATGGGAATGGCCGGCAATATTATTTAAAGCCGCTTAGAGCAATGGGGAAAAATGATGCCCGGGAAGCTCGTCCAAATTTGTACTATGCCATGATTGCGCCCGATGGAACAGAAGTGTATCCTATTCGCACAGATGGTAGTGATGGCAATTGGCGTTGGTCTCAGGAGAAAGTTCGGGCAAATCCAGACTTAATCGAGTGGGTCAATGGTAGAAACGGATGGTCACCATACTATAAGATTTATGCAGACGAACATTCCTCTCGCCCGCCTGAAACTCTATGGAGTTTCCAATTTGCGGGCAGTAACAGAAATGCAAAAGCTGAAATAAAAGCCTTGTTTGAAGGCGATAAATCTTTTGACACGCCGAAGCCTGAGAGACTTGCAGAGGTTATTCTTGGCATTGGCTCTAACCCCGGCGACCTTGTGCTGGACAGTTTTCTCGGTTCCGGTACCACCGCCGCTGTTGCCCACAAGATGGGCCGCCGGTATATCGGCGTTGAGATGGGCGACCATGCCTACACCCACTGCAAACTGCGGCTGGACAAGGTGATTGCCGGTGAGGATAACGGCGGCATTACAAAGTCCCAAAACTGGCAAGGCGGCGGAGGCTACCGCTTCTACGAGCTGGCCCCCACGCTCATCAATGAAGACGCTTTCGGAGAGGCGGTCATCAATCCAGATTACAGCGCCGACGCATTAGCGGCGGCAGTCGCCTTACATGAAGGCTTTACCTATGCTGCATTTCCTGGCCAGCTATCCCGGGCAGGTATTTACACGGGAACAGCTCTATACCCGGATCTGGGGATGCGACAGCGATTTCAATGTGGATGA